Part of the Zingiber officinale cultivar Zhangliang chromosome 6A, Zo_v1.1, whole genome shotgun sequence genome, CCTCCTGTTCGACTGAATGCCACTGAAGCTTAAATCTCGCCCTTGCAGACTCTGCATCCGGTGAATCAGCCCCCATCCGCTGAAGCCGAGCAAGGTGATGTCAAGTAGCGAGCTGGATCGGTAGTTCGATTGGATCAATCTGGTGGATACTTGGTTTGTTGCAATTTAAATCGACTTCTTTGTCAGCTGTAGAATTTGCTTTATTTTTCAATTAGCGCAAACGATAGAAGTAGCAGAAAAAAGGAGCGGCCTTTTGGCCGGTCGGATCCAGAAGAGAGCGATAATGCTGGGCTTGAGGTTCCCGAGACCAAAGAGATCGCCTTTAGAGCTGCTCCGATCTACTCTCTTCTCTTGCTCCCTCGTTCTCTTCTCTCAATTCGCCCTAGCATTGGTGCCCTGGCTCTTTCCGTTCATTTCTTTCCTTGCCATGCTCCCGATCGCAGGTCAATTTCCATCTTTGCCTGCCTTGAGATGGTGACAAAATGggaacttttttttaaaataaaattctattatATTTTGAAGCTTTGATTATATTGGTGACGATTCTGTTGGGGAGATTTTTGAGGCGTCGACTTGGTGTTTctgcttctgctccggctcttgTCCTCTTCAATGTACTGTTCATGTGGGGAGTTTATGTTACCATCATCAGAAAAGGttgttcaaaatattttattgatGTTCTTCCATATCCTATTTTGTCTCTTTAAGTTTCATATCTTTGACCTGTGTTTTGTTGCAGCCATCCCCTCCTTATTGGATGCTGTTCTCAACGCTGTGTGCGCTTTGCTATTGTATGGTCTCTATAGGTGAGCTTCATTTGCATAGTTTTTctctattttctgtttttgtaAATTGCCTTTTTAAGAAATGGCTTGGTCTTTGGTGATGTACTGATGTGATGCTGCAAATTTCATCATTTACCCTTTTTGTTTGCTTTCCTTTAGGATTAGTTATGTGCCTAGTCGCCGGCAACTTTTAAGTGTATAATCTATTATAATTTTGTCTTGATAATTGGTCTATTATTCACAACTTGAGGCTATACTATACAATGTTAATTGGTAATTCTGTGGAAAATGTGATAATttgtatttttttcctttttaagttTAATACATTTAACCATTATTTTTGCGTCCATGTATTCTTGTTACCAGTATCAGTCATTGTTTCTGATGATATACTAGTGTCAAAAGATCAAACAAGATATATCAATGCCGTGAACTAAATAATGTGCATTTCATGTAGAGCAAGGGTGGCATAACTGATAGAATTGTATTAATATATGTATGTAACCACCAGGAAATTATAACCACATATGACATAATTAAGTGCTTctttgatgtgtttctatgtttcATAATGATACTTGGCAGACAAACATAGTTATTATTGTTCAGTGCTGAGCTTCAATATCTAGCAAGTACATTGATAACTTGGTTAACTAATTTGCTTTCTTTGTGTTCCAGAATATTATCTGGTGATCTCGGAACAGTATCACATAGCTCTTCCACTTTGGAGTCCGGTCAAAATGAATTTGTTACCCTTAATGTTCAATGCGAGGTTCATTTTAATTctttatcattgttgggtttcCCTCAAATGCAGCATTGCAGTTATTGCTTGTATACTAAAGTAGTATACTATCTAATATTCCTTGAAGTGCATTCTAATATTTATACAGTATCCTAGGCGAAGCTGTTATGATATTCTTTCACATTTCCATGATATTTTCATAATGGATAATGACTGTAGTTGATTAGGACACTAATATATTCAATCCAAAATAGTTAGATAATCAGGTAACTGCTTAATATGGATTACATTTTATTTCTATTCACATTGATTTAGAagttttctctcagcagagctCCCCAACACTTCCAAGGGTTAGATATTGTAAAAGTTGTAAGGCTAGTATTAAGGGATTTGACAATCACTGTCCTGCTTTTGGGAATTGCATAGGTATTTAACATATTCCATGATTCAACTtggttttgtgtgtgtgtgtgtgtctgtCTGCTTTACTGAGATAAATCACCCTTTTCTGCAGGTAACAAAAATCATCGTTTATTAATTGTTCTTTTAGCTGGATTTCTTATTGCAGAGTCTTCCTATACAATGAGTTCAACCAAGTGTATGTCAACACATTAATTTAACAAACTTTATGTTGTTTAAATTTGTTGTTGCTCAAGGCAATCCATTTCTTAGATGCTTCGAGTCTTTTGACTAATTATTATTTGTCTATGGCAAAAAACAAAAGCAAAAAAAATCCAACAGAatcttttacatttatattgACTTTTGAATAAATTGCGAGGACTTCCTTTTGGTTTATCTTTATGTTGAATAGATCCCCTGATAGTTCAAAAATTGCACCAACTATTATGACCATGCCCTACCAGTGAGCAAGCAGGGCGTTTATGACCTAGTTAGTATAAGTTAGTCCACAGTTTCTTTTGGTACACTTCACTAGTTTCTCCTCATCTTTAAGTGTCACCACTGTATCATGGGAATATTGCTGGGGTCTTGCCAGATGAGTTGATAAATGTTTTAATAAGGTTTGTTTAAGATATTGGGTTCAGTTCAAGTGAATTCACATATTGGACCAATTTAAATTAATGATCAAAAAATGGCTAAATAATTCCATATTAGATCTCTGTGTTCCCATAGTCTCCAAACCTTCAATGGTCCAATATAGTCACAAGGAAAACTAAAGGGATCCTTGTAATTTACGTGAATTCCAGTATGTATACAGTTGAATGCTTTCTTTTACTTTGCATATAAAGGCAAGCAAATAAGAATGTTTTGTTTCATATTAAACATGATACGTGAGAAACTAACTTTCATGTTCACA contains:
- the LOC121998361 gene encoding probable protein S-acyltransferase 15 isoform X2, with protein sequence MLGLRFPRPKRSPLELLRSTLFSCSLVLFSQFALALVPWLFPFISFLAMLPIAALIILVTILLGRFLRRRLGVSASAPALVLFNVLFMWGVYVTIIRKAIPSLLDAVLNAVCALLLYGLYRILSGDLGTVSHSSSTLESGQNEFVTLNVQCESSPTLPRVRYCKSCKASIKGFDNHCPAFGNCIGNKNHRLLIVLLAGFLIAESSYTMSSTKFLTKTADAQRIESILANSLVISTMLFCILQVLCQVLFLIWHIYCICFNIKSEQWVNLMQINWKRCPEFQHMLEPQPGSPLEGDQVGHSI
- the LOC121998361 gene encoding uncharacterized protein LOC121998361 isoform X3, which encodes MLGLRFPRPKRSPLELLRSTLFSCSLVLFSQFALALVPWLFPFISFLAMLPIAALIILVTILLGRFLRRRLGVSASAPALVLFNVLFMWGVYVTIIRKAIPSLLDAVLNAVCALLLYGLYRILSGDLGTVSHSSSTLESGQNEFVTLNVQCEQSSPTLPRVRYCKSCKASIKGFDNHCPAFGNCIVLTKTADAQRIESILANSLVISTMLFCILQVLCQVLFLIWHIYCICFNIKSEQWVNLMQINWKRCPEFQHMLEPQPGSPLEGDQVGHSI
- the LOC121998361 gene encoding probable protein S-acyltransferase 15 isoform X1 encodes the protein MLGLRFPRPKRSPLELLRSTLFSCSLVLFSQFALALVPWLFPFISFLAMLPIAALIILVTILLGRFLRRRLGVSASAPALVLFNVLFMWGVYVTIIRKAIPSLLDAVLNAVCALLLYGLYRILSGDLGTVSHSSSTLESGQNEFVTLNVQCEQSSPTLPRVRYCKSCKASIKGFDNHCPAFGNCIGNKNHRLLIVLLAGFLIAESSYTMSSTKFLTKTADAQRIESILANSLVISTMLFCILQVLCQVLFLIWHIYCICFNIKSEQWVNLMQINWKRCPEFQHMLEPQPGSPLEGDQVGHSI
- the LOC121998361 gene encoding uncharacterized protein LOC121998361 isoform X4, producing MLGLRFPRPKRSPLELLRSTLFSCSLVLFSQFALALVPWLFPFISFLAMLPIAALIILVTILLGRFLRRRLGVSASAPALVLFNVLFMWGVYVTIIRKAIPSLLDAVLNAVCALLLYGLYRILSGDLGTVSHSSSTLESGQNEFVTLNVQCESSPTLPRVRYCKSCKASIKGFDNHCPAFGNCIVLTKTADAQRIESILANSLVISTMLFCILQVLCQVLFLIWHIYCICFNIKSEQWVNLMQINWKRCPEFQHMLEPQPGSPLEGDQVGHSI